A stretch of the Sulfuritortus calidifontis genome encodes the following:
- a CDS encoding DUF1015 domain-containing protein has protein sequence MSLIRPFPALRPAPGRAQDVIAPPYDVLNTEEARLLAEGRPWSFLHISKPEIDLPPETDPYAPAVYAKAAENLKKMLDAGVLKQDDQACYYAYRIIMKDHVQTGLVAAASVADYDTNRIRKHEFTRPDKEDDRVRQIEALNAQTGPVLLAYPSQPEVDSIIAAATQGHPEADAMSEAGVRHTLWVIREAKAIARLTELFDAMPALYIADGHHRSAAASRVCAARRAANPKHTGEEPYNYFLSVIFPHHQMKILDYNRVIKDLNGLSEADFLARVAAGFRVEDAAAAVKPVRPGEFGLYLAGKWRRLTIKSELIPADPVGRLDVSLLQNNLIAPILGIADPRRDKRIDFVGGIRGLAELEKRVDSGEMALAFSLHPTGMEDLMAVADAGEVMPPKSTWFEPKLADGMASHML, from the coding sequence ATGTCGCTGATTCGCCCCTTTCCCGCCCTGCGTCCCGCCCCCGGCCGCGCCCAGGATGTGATCGCCCCGCCCTACGATGTGCTCAACACCGAGGAGGCGCGCCTGTTGGCCGAGGGCCGGCCCTGGAGCTTCCTGCACATCTCCAAGCCCGAGATCGATCTGCCGCCCGAGACCGATCCCTATGCGCCGGCGGTCTACGCCAAGGCGGCGGAGAACCTGAAGAAGATGCTGGACGCCGGCGTGCTCAAGCAGGACGACCAGGCCTGCTACTACGCCTATCGCATCATCATGAAGGATCACGTGCAGACCGGCCTGGTCGCCGCCGCCAGCGTGGCCGACTACGACACCAATCGCATCCGCAAACACGAGTTCACCCGGCCGGACAAGGAAGACGACCGCGTGCGTCAGATCGAGGCGCTCAATGCCCAGACCGGCCCGGTGCTGCTGGCCTACCCGAGCCAGCCCGAGGTCGACAGCATCATCGCCGCCGCCACCCAGGGCCACCCCGAGGCCGACGCCATGTCCGAGGCCGGCGTGCGCCACACCCTGTGGGTGATCCGCGAGGCCAAGGCGATTGCCCGGCTGACCGAGCTGTTCGATGCCATGCCAGCTCTCTACATCGCCGACGGCCACCACCGCTCGGCCGCGGCATCCCGCGTCTGCGCCGCGCGCAGGGCCGCCAACCCCAAGCACACCGGAGAGGAACCCTACAACTATTTCCTGTCGGTGATCTTCCCCCATCACCAGATGAAGATCCTGGACTACAACCGGGTGATCAAGGACCTGAACGGTCTGTCCGAGGCCGACTTCCTGGCCAGGGTGGCGGCGGGCTTCAGGGTCGAGGACGCCGCCGCGGCGGTGAAGCCGGTCCGGCCGGGTGAGTTCGGCCTGTATCTGGCCGGCAAGTGGCGCCGGCTCACGATCAAGTCCGAGCTGATCCCGGCCGACCCGGTGGGCCGCCTGGACGTGAGCCTGCTGCAGAACAACCTGATCGCGCCCATCCTCGGCATTGCCGACCCGCGCCGCGACAAGCGCATCGACTTCGTCGGCGGCATCCGCGGCCTGGCCGAGCTGGAGAAGCGGGTGGATTCGGGCGAGATGGCCCTGGCCTTTTCGCTCCACCCCACCGGCATGGAAGATTTGATGGCCGTGGCCGACGCGGGCGAGGTGATGCCGCCGAAATCGACCTGGTTCGAGCCCAAGCTGGCCGACGGCATGGCCTCGCACATGCTCTAA